A genomic region of Trichothermofontia sichuanensis B231 contains the following coding sequences:
- a CDS encoding ADP-ribosylglycohydrolase family protein, producing MLGAIAGDMIGSIYEWQNCKSKDFTLFSRRSHFTDDTVLTVAIADTLLNQGDYVDNLHRYYAWFPLAGYGKNFTLWATLKRRSPYNSWDNGSAMRVSPVAYAGDALDTVLQMAMASAAVTHNHPDGIRGAQATAAAIFLARIGHSKAEIKTYVESTFGYDLNRTLAEIRPSYRFDVSCQGSVPQAIIAFLESTDFEDAIRNAVSIGGDSDTIACITGGIAQAFYGGVPAPIATEVLTRLDPRLRTVTEQFMHTYGCLP from the coding sequence ATGTTAGGCGCGATCGCGGGTGACATGATTGGTTCGATTTATGAATGGCAAAATTGCAAAAGTAAGGATTTTACCCTGTTTAGTCGCCGAAGTCATTTTACCGATGATACCGTGTTGACGGTTGCGATCGCGGATACCTTGCTTAACCAGGGGGATTATGTGGATAATTTGCACCGCTATTACGCCTGGTTTCCATTAGCGGGCTATGGCAAGAATTTCACGCTCTGGGCAACCCTTAAGCGTCGGAGTCCCTATAACAGTTGGGACAATGGTTCAGCCATGCGCGTTAGTCCGGTTGCCTATGCTGGGGATGCCCTGGATACGGTCTTACAAATGGCAATGGCGAGTGCAGCCGTCACCCACAACCATCCCGATGGCATTCGCGGTGCCCAGGCAACGGCAGCAGCAATTTTCCTCGCTCGAATCGGACACTCCAAAGCTGAGATTAAAACCTATGTTGAATCAACTTTTGGGTATGACTTGAACCGTACCTTAGCTGAAATCCGTCCGTCCTATCGCTTTGATGTGTCCTGTCAGGGGTCAGTCCCCCAGGCCATTATTGCCTTTCTGGAATCAACCGATTTTGAAGATGCCATTCGTAATGCGGTGTCGATCGGGGGCGATAGTGACACGATTGCCTGCATTACTGGAGGAATCGCCCAAGCCTTTTATGGGGGAGTCCCAGCACCCATTGCCACTGAAGTGTTAACCCGTTTAGACCCCCGTCTCCGCACCGTCACTGAGCAGTTTATGCACACCTATGGATGTTTACCTTAA
- a CDS encoding protein phosphatase 2C domain-containing protein, whose amino-acid sequence MNTVFDIAAGSVIGREHRRLGRNNQDAYAVQAKLDRTIAVVCDGCGSSPHSEVGAQLGARWVVASLDRQCERGQPKLQDPDFWPELQQELLNQIRQVATGLGSALETVIWDYFLFTIVGVIVTAEITVIFSLGDGVAMLNEEVLLQGTIADNRPPYLAYGLFPNHFSMADLQFTVYPRSTATVNTLLIGTDGVQDLAKTLDPLLADVDLMPEMFTPFWQDDRYFRNPDQVRRYLVRCNREVIQPNWQTQVLERQSGLLEDDTTLVLMRRKSREVPLC is encoded by the coding sequence ATGAACACAGTCTTTGACATCGCCGCTGGGTCAGTCATCGGACGGGAACATCGGCGGCTTGGCCGCAATAACCAGGATGCCTACGCCGTCCAAGCCAAGCTCGATCGCACGATCGCGGTGGTGTGTGATGGGTGTGGGAGTTCTCCCCACAGTGAAGTGGGTGCCCAGTTGGGGGCGAGATGGGTTGTGGCTAGTCTCGATCGCCAGTGCGAACGCGGCCAACCGAAACTGCAAGACCCTGACTTTTGGCCCGAACTGCAACAGGAGCTTCTGAACCAGATCCGGCAGGTGGCGACAGGCTTGGGATCTGCGCTAGAAACGGTGATTTGGGACTATTTTTTATTCACGATCGTCGGCGTAATTGTCACTGCCGAAATCACGGTAATTTTCTCCCTGGGGGATGGGGTGGCGATGCTCAATGAGGAGGTGTTGCTGCAAGGAACGATCGCGGATAATCGGCCTCCCTACCTGGCCTATGGGTTATTTCCCAACCATTTTTCAATGGCGGATCTCCAGTTCACAGTCTACCCGCGATCGACGGCTACGGTTAACACCCTCTTGATTGGCACGGATGGGGTACAGGATTTAGCGAAAACGCTTGATCCATTGCTTGCCGATGTTGATCTCATGCCAGAGATGTTTACGCCATTTTGGCAGGACGATCGCTATTTTCGGAATCCTGATCAGGTGCGTCGTTATTTGGTGCGGTGTAATCGGGAAGTGATTCAACCCAACTGGCAAACTCAGGTGCTAGAACGGCAGAGTGGACTGCTAGAAGATGATACGACCCTAGTTCTCATGAGAAGAAAATCACGGGAGGTACCCCTATGTTAG
- a CDS encoding NUDIX hydrolase: MPHTYLYPRPALTVDCVVFGLDDEDLKVILIQRDLPPFSGQWALPGGFVRLEETLDAAARRELQEETGLEDVFLEQFYTFGSLDRDPRERVVSVAYYGLVNLRDYQIQATTDARDTAWFPVQQLPNLPFDHNQIVAMAYDRLRTKVRYEPIGFELLPEKFTLTQLQTLYEKVLGQPLDKRNFRKKILKMGLLIELDEVEKNVPHRAARLYQFDQQKYQHLKQSGFNFEL; this comes from the coding sequence ATGCCCCATACCTACCTCTATCCCCGACCGGCCCTGACCGTTGACTGTGTGGTGTTTGGGCTAGATGACGAGGATCTGAAAGTGATCTTGATTCAACGGGATTTACCGCCTTTTTCTGGTCAGTGGGCGCTTCCCGGTGGCTTTGTGCGGCTAGAGGAAACCCTGGATGCGGCGGCCCGGCGCGAGTTACAGGAGGAAACAGGACTGGAGGACGTTTTTCTGGAACAGTTTTATACCTTTGGCAGTCTCGATCGCGATCCGCGGGAGCGGGTGGTGAGTGTGGCCTACTACGGCCTGGTCAATTTGCGTGATTATCAGATCCAGGCTACTACGGATGCGCGGGATACGGCCTGGTTCCCGGTGCAGCAGTTACCCAATCTGCCATTTGACCATAATCAAATTGTGGCAATGGCCTACGATCGTCTGCGCACCAAAGTTCGTTATGAACCGATTGGCTTTGAACTCTTACCGGAAAAATTCACCCTCACCCAACTGCAAACTCTTTACGAAAAAGTCCTTGGCCAACCCTTAGATAAACGCAACTTCCGCAAAAAGATTCTGAAAATGGGCCTGCTCATTGAACTAGACGAAGTGGAAAAAAACGTCCCCCACCGGGCCGCCCGCCTCTACCAATTTGATCAGCAAAAATATCAACATCTCAAACAATCCGGCTTTAATTTTGAGCTTTAA
- a CDS encoding glycosyltransferase family 39 protein — MPLLLAIALGTGLRFWRLAAKPLWLDEILTALFSLGQSYQVVPLAQTISFSDLLDLFHLQPTTCAAIAATVTQESTHPPLFFCWMHQWLSWLGPAPDLTSLTWQLRSFPALMGVLLIGLLYWLHRVAFGPWAGIWGAMLMAVSPFAVYLSQEARHYTLPMVWLTLALICLIQIQRDLYQSQRFHPPYWLGWIVANSLGLYTHYFFLMAVVAQVGVLLGRSLWERRWLTRGQLGVIGLAIGGVGLAYGPWLATLQGHADRGETSWLQLTNPFAPIYQTVLTWVAMVVALPVENQPWWIVGLMGILTLGFLVWLGRVAVRGGVSLWRSPTTHLETWTLLGFIVLVLLQFWAIAYGLNRDITIAPRYSFVYYPAVCTLLAAACWQGIVHTPGDHFHPSIRPSIFNKGCNQNLFPIVFFILSLLSSLFVIWNLTFTKPFQPQRVAYHLGSAPDQALMIAIGYKNFQDVALGLSFALALPPFYPQINQAAFAFLQRIPNYDGAWQTLATLPHPPTPLNLWVISPELRRRDYPAQLTLANGVICAIDPQHHYRVGIPYQRYYCPDQRKDQIVHGTQ, encoded by the coding sequence ATGCCCCTCCTCCTGGCGATCGCCCTGGGGACGGGCCTCCGCTTCTGGCGACTCGCCGCCAAACCTCTCTGGCTCGATGAAATCCTGACCGCCCTCTTCAGCCTCGGTCAAAGCTATCAAGTCGTCCCCTTAGCGCAAACGATCAGTTTCTCCGATCTGCTGGATCTGTTTCACCTCCAACCGACGACTTGTGCCGCGATCGCCGCGACCGTTACCCAGGAATCCACCCATCCCCCCCTCTTTTTCTGCTGGATGCACCAGTGGCTTAGCTGGTTAGGCCCGGCACCAGACCTGACGAGTCTCACCTGGCAACTGCGATCATTCCCAGCCCTGATGGGGGTGTTGCTGATTGGGCTACTTTACTGGCTCCATCGGGTAGCCTTTGGCCCGTGGGCTGGGATTTGGGGGGCAATGCTGATGGCCGTTTCCCCCTTTGCGGTTTATCTTTCCCAGGAAGCCCGACACTACACGTTGCCGATGGTTTGGCTGACGCTGGCCCTGATTTGTCTGATCCAGATACAGCGGGATCTCTATCAAAGTCAGCGCTTCCATCCTCCCTACTGGTTGGGTTGGATTGTAGCTAATAGCTTAGGACTCTATACCCACTATTTTTTCCTTATGGCTGTGGTGGCGCAGGTGGGCGTTTTGCTAGGCCGATCGCTGTGGGAACGGCGGTGGTTGACCCGTGGACAACTAGGGGTGATTGGGTTGGCGATCGGGGGCGTGGGGTTGGCCTATGGGCCGTGGCTGGCAACGTTACAGGGCCATGCCGATCGCGGTGAAACCAGTTGGCTCCAGTTGACGAATCCGTTCGCGCCGATTTATCAAACCGTCCTCACCTGGGTGGCAATGGTGGTGGCCTTGCCGGTCGAAAATCAGCCCTGGTGGATTGTGGGACTGATGGGAATACTGACGTTGGGATTCCTTGTTTGGTTGGGGCGCGTGGCCGTCCGCGGGGGTGTTAGCCTGTGGCGATCGCCGACTACCCATTTGGAAACCTGGACATTATTGGGATTTATAGTACTCGTGTTGCTCCAATTTTGGGCGATCGCCTATGGCTTAAATCGGGATATCACGATCGCGCCTCGCTATAGCTTTGTTTATTACCCGGCAGTGTGTACCCTATTGGCAGCCGCCTGCTGGCAAGGCATTGTTCACACACCCGGAGATCACTTTCATCCATCGATCAGACCATCTATTTTTAACAAAGGTTGTAATCAAAATCTCTTCCCGATCGTATTTTTTATACTCTCATTACTCAGTAGCCTTTTTGTCATTTGGAATTTAACGTTCACCAAACCCTTTCAGCCGCAACGGGTTGCCTATCATTTGGGATCGGCACCGGATCAGGCATTGATGATCGCGATCGGCTACAAAAACTTCCAGGATGTCGCCTTGGGCCTCAGTTTCGCCCTCGCATTGCCACCCTTTTATCCCCAAATCAATCAGGCTGCTTTTGCCTTTCTCCAACGCATTCCCAATTACGACGGGGCATGGCAAACTTTGGCAACCCTGCCCCACCCCCCAACGCCGTTAAACTTGTGGGTCATTAGCCCAGAACTCCGCCGCCGGGACTATCCAGCACAGCTAACACTGGCTAATGGGGTCATTTGCGCGATCGATCCCCAACACCACTACCGGGTGGGTATTCCCTACCAGCGGTACTACTGCCCTGATCAACGTAAAGACCAGATTGTGCACGGTACTCAATAG
- a CDS encoding circularly permuted type 2 ATP-grasp protein, which produces MALDNYEPGDFYDELFEAKGKPRPEAQLLVQRLSSLSLEEIKQRQQAAQNALFSLGATFNVYSDDQGTERILPFDIIPRIVAAPEWDYLERGLKQRIEALNLFIDDVYHDQKIIQDGVIPRDIIESSKGFLKPCIGLKPPGKIWCHITGTDLVRDRDGQWYVLEDNLRCPSGVSYVLENRRVMKGTFPQVFQTLAIKPVEDYSSHLLETLLNLAPPHLDDPTVVVLTPGIYNSAYFEHSFLAQQMGVELVEGRDLVVENGYLQMRTTKGLQRVDVIYRRIDDDFIDPLVFRPDSLLGVPGIMEVYRSGRLAIANALGTGVADDKVVYTYVPKMIRYYLGEDAILQNVPTYVCWEEQQRTYVLEHLDQLVVKAANESGGYGMLMGAHSSPAEREEFAQRIVANPRGYIAQPTLCLSRVPTLLDGDFEGCHVDLRPYILYGKQIYVNPGGLTRVALRRGSLVVNSSQGGGSKDTWVVAS; this is translated from the coding sequence GTGGCACTTGATAACTACGAACCAGGGGACTTTTACGATGAATTGTTTGAGGCCAAGGGCAAACCACGCCCTGAAGCCCAGTTACTAGTGCAACGTCTCAGTTCTCTCTCCCTAGAGGAAATCAAGCAGCGGCAACAAGCAGCCCAGAATGCCCTGTTTAGCTTGGGGGCAACTTTCAATGTCTATAGTGATGACCAGGGCACAGAGCGGATTCTGCCGTTTGACATCATTCCCCGCATTGTGGCTGCCCCAGAATGGGATTACCTGGAGCGGGGCTTGAAGCAGCGCATTGAGGCCCTCAATTTATTCATTGATGATGTTTATCACGACCAGAAAATCATTCAAGATGGGGTTATTCCAAGGGATATCATAGAGTCTTCTAAAGGTTTTCTCAAACCCTGTATTGGGCTGAAGCCACCGGGTAAGATCTGGTGCCATATTACGGGGACAGATTTGGTTCGCGATCGCGATGGTCAGTGGTATGTCCTAGAGGATAATTTACGTTGCCCATCAGGCGTTTCCTACGTGCTAGAAAATCGCCGCGTTATGAAGGGCACCTTTCCACAGGTCTTCCAAACCCTCGCTATTAAACCTGTTGAAGACTACTCTAGCCACCTGCTGGAAACCCTGCTGAATTTAGCGCCTCCCCACCTGGATGATCCCACAGTAGTTGTCCTAACGCCTGGGATCTACAATTCGGCCTATTTTGAGCATTCTTTCCTCGCCCAGCAGATGGGCGTAGAGTTGGTTGAGGGGCGTGATCTGGTCGTAGAAAATGGCTATCTACAAATGCGGACAACGAAGGGATTGCAGCGGGTAGATGTCATCTACCGTCGAATTGATGATGACTTTATTGATCCGCTGGTTTTTCGGCCTGATTCCCTCCTGGGAGTTCCTGGTATTATGGAGGTGTATCGCTCTGGTCGTCTAGCGATCGCGAATGCTCTGGGGACTGGGGTTGCCGATGACAAGGTAGTTTATACCTATGTCCCGAAGATGATTCGCTACTATCTGGGTGAAGACGCTATCTTACAGAATGTTCCCACCTATGTGTGTTGGGAAGAGCAGCAACGGACTTATGTTCTGGAACACCTGGATCAATTAGTAGTTAAGGCCGCCAATGAATCCGGTGGCTATGGGATGTTAATGGGTGCCCACTCCAGTCCAGCCGAACGGGAAGAATTTGCCCAGCGGATTGTTGCCAATCCTAGGGGATACATTGCCCAACCCACCCTGTGTTTATCACGGGTACCCACCTTACTGGATGGAGATTTTGAAGGCTGCCATGTGGATCTACGTCCATATATCCTCTATGGTAAGCAGATCTATGTGAATCCTGGCGGACTCACCCGCGTGGCCTTGCGTCGGGGGTCGCTGGTCGTCAATTCTTCCCAAGGAGGGGGCAGTAAGGATACCTGGGTTGTGGCGTCTTGA
- a CDS encoding Uma2 family endonuclease, with protein MTTPLIQTTNQIANQTTHPTLALPDHTQLPESDGTFVKNFQEHPQSIILTSSILPILNQRHPDQQFCIGQDCGIYWRLTDPPEKGAECPDWFYVPNVPPLLNGQFRRSYVLWQEYVAPLIALEFVSGDGSEERDTTPPSAVTGTTQKPGKFWVYEQAIRIPYYGIYDVRKASIELYQLVEGRYQSVPANDRGHYPIPLMQVELGIWEGEYEGMVLPWLRWWDAAGNLLLTGEERAERERQRADRLAARLRELGVDPDTLVD; from the coding sequence GTGACAACGCCTTTAATTCAGACCACTAATCAGATCGCTAATCAGACCACTCACCCAACGCTAGCACTACCCGATCACACCCAACTGCCGGAATCGGATGGGACCTTTGTGAAAAACTTTCAGGAACATCCCCAAAGTATTATTCTCACCAGTTCCATCCTGCCCATCTTGAACCAGCGGCATCCCGACCAACAATTTTGTATTGGCCAGGATTGTGGCATCTACTGGCGCTTAACCGATCCTCCCGAAAAAGGGGCTGAATGTCCCGATTGGTTTTATGTGCCGAATGTCCCCCCCCTGCTCAACGGTCAGTTTCGCCGCTCCTACGTCCTGTGGCAGGAATACGTGGCTCCGCTGATTGCCCTGGAGTTTGTCTCTGGGGATGGTTCAGAAGAACGGGATACAACGCCCCCCTCCGCTGTCACGGGCACAACCCAGAAGCCCGGTAAATTTTGGGTCTACGAGCAAGCGATACGGATCCCTTACTACGGTATTTATGATGTCAGAAAGGCTAGCATCGAACTCTATCAGTTAGTGGAGGGGCGCTATCAAAGCGTCCCAGCGAACGATCGCGGTCACTACCCCATTCCCCTAATGCAAGTTGAATTGGGAATATGGGAGGGGGAATATGAAGGGATGGTACTGCCGTGGTTGCGTTGGTGGGATGCGGCGGGCAATTTGCTCTTAACGGGTGAAGAACGGGCAGAGCGAGAACGCCAACGGGCCGATCGCTTGGCAGCCCGATTACGAGAATTAGGAGTTGACCCGGATACCTTAGTTGACTGA
- a CDS encoding heavy metal translocating P-type ATPase: protein MTSQLLRLKGMGCAACADAIERVLRKTPGVVTCSVNFGAEQASVEYDEQQVDLATLQQAIAKAGYEAISLDTVAASTPEAEADAVAIQEATQFRRKLILGGVVSAILVIGGLPIMTGLHLPFLPHWLHHPYLQLILATPVQFWCGRSFYIGAWRALKRGSADMNTLVVLGTSTAYFYSLLPTFFPAFFQAQGLPTAVYYEAAAVVITLILLGRMLESQARRKTSAAIRKLMGLQPKTARVLRAGREVEIPIAQVQVGDLIRVRPGEKIPVDGEVVSGHSTVDESMVTGESLPVTKTVGDEVIGATINKTGSFQFRATRVGEETVLAQIVQLVQAAQAAKVPIQGLADRVIHWFVPAVLGVAIVTFCVWFFLAGNLTLALLTTVSVLIIACPCALGLATPTSIMVGTGKGAEQGILIKGGDSLELAHQIQTIVLDKTGTLTVGKPTVTQFVTYQGTANRQELKLLRLVAAVEYHSEHPLAEAIGRYAETQGIATREADLPPVTQFSALAGRGVQATVSDHWVQIGTQRWLTEQEIAVKVEPLYSRSLVWEAQQQTVVWIAIDGQVEAVMAIADALKPTAAAAVRALKRLGLNVVMLTGDNRATAEAIAQQVGIQTVFAEVRPDQKAAVIESLQHSTVTIDNSKPSRTIVAMVGDGINDAPALAQADVGIAIGTGTDVAIAASDITLISGDLWGIVTAIQLSRATMANIRQNLFFAFIYNVLAIPIAAGILYPLFGWLLNPILAGAAMAFSSVSVVMNALRLRRFQPRHSL, encoded by the coding sequence ATGACCAGCCAGCTTTTACGCCTTAAGGGTATGGGGTGTGCCGCCTGTGCCGATGCGATCGAGCGCGTCCTGCGTAAAACCCCCGGCGTTGTCACCTGTAGCGTTAACTTTGGGGCCGAACAGGCCAGCGTGGAATACGACGAACAGCAGGTGGATTTGGCCACCTTGCAACAAGCGATTGCCAAAGCGGGTTACGAAGCGATTTCCCTGGATACGGTTGCCGCCTCAACCCCAGAGGCTGAGGCGGATGCGGTTGCAATCCAGGAAGCTACCCAATTCCGGCGCAAGCTGATCTTGGGCGGTGTCGTCAGTGCGATTTTGGTGATCGGGGGCCTGCCGATAATGACGGGGCTGCACCTGCCCTTCCTTCCCCACTGGTTACACCATCCCTACCTGCAACTGATCCTGGCGACGCCGGTACAATTCTGGTGTGGCCGATCGTTCTACATCGGTGCCTGGAGAGCACTTAAACGGGGCAGTGCTGATATGAATACCCTCGTAGTGCTGGGAACCAGTACCGCCTACTTCTACTCGCTCCTGCCCACCTTTTTCCCCGCTTTTTTCCAAGCACAAGGACTGCCCACGGCGGTGTACTACGAAGCAGCGGCGGTGGTGATTACGTTAATCCTCTTGGGACGAATGTTGGAAAGTCAGGCACGGCGCAAAACCTCGGCGGCGATCCGAAAGCTCATGGGCTTGCAACCGAAAACAGCACGGGTGTTGCGGGCTGGGCGGGAAGTGGAAATCCCGATCGCCCAGGTCCAAGTAGGTGACCTCATCCGGGTTCGCCCTGGGGAGAAAATCCCGGTCGATGGTGAGGTGGTTAGCGGTCATTCCACGGTGGATGAGTCAATGGTGACCGGGGAAAGCTTGCCCGTGACGAAGACAGTCGGCGATGAGGTGATCGGAGCGACGATTAACAAAACCGGGTCCTTCCAATTTCGCGCCACCCGTGTGGGTGAGGAAACCGTGTTGGCCCAGATCGTGCAACTGGTGCAGGCAGCCCAGGCGGCTAAGGTTCCCATCCAGGGTCTGGCCGATCGCGTCATCCATTGGTTTGTTCCGGCGGTTCTGGGAGTGGCGATCGTCACGTTCTGCGTGTGGTTTTTCCTGGCAGGGAATTTAACCCTGGCCTTGTTGACGACGGTGAGTGTGTTGATCATTGCCTGTCCCTGCGCCCTGGGACTGGCTACACCCACCTCGATCATGGTGGGCACAGGGAAGGGAGCCGAGCAGGGCATCTTAATCAAGGGCGGTGATAGCCTGGAACTGGCCCATCAAATCCAGACGATCGTCCTCGATAAAACCGGCACCCTGACAGTGGGCAAACCCACCGTCACCCAATTTGTCACCTACCAAGGGACAGCCAATCGTCAGGAACTCAAACTGCTACGCCTGGTCGCTGCCGTTGAATACCACTCCGAGCATCCCCTCGCCGAGGCGATCGGCCGGTATGCCGAAACCCAGGGGATTGCCACCCGTGAAGCCGATCTCCCCCCCGTAACCCAGTTTTCGGCATTGGCAGGACGCGGTGTGCAGGCCACCGTCTCAGATCATTGGGTGCAAATTGGAACCCAACGCTGGCTCACTGAACAAGAGATTGCGGTCAAGGTGGAACCCCTCTATAGTCGATCGCTGGTCTGGGAAGCGCAGCAGCAAACGGTGGTGTGGATCGCGATCGATGGCCAGGTTGAGGCGGTGATGGCGATCGCTGATGCCCTGAAGCCAACGGCAGCGGCGGCAGTGCGTGCGCTGAAACGATTGGGTCTCAACGTGGTCATGCTCACGGGCGATAACCGCGCGACTGCCGAGGCGATCGCGCAACAAGTGGGCATTCAAACGGTTTTTGCCGAAGTCCGCCCCGACCAAAAAGCCGCTGTTATTGAATCCCTGCAACATTCAACAGTCACAATTGACAATTCCAAGCCGTCTCGAACGATCGTGGCAATGGTCGGGGATGGCATTAATGATGCACCTGCCTTAGCTCAGGCAGATGTGGGGATTGCGATCGGAACCGGGACGGATGTGGCGATCGCGGCCAGTGATATTACGCTCATTTCCGGGGATTTGTGGGGGATTGTGACCGCGATTCAACTCAGTCGAGCAACGATGGCCAACATTCGCCAAAACTTGTTTTTCGCATTTATTTATAATGTGCTGGCGATTCCGATCGCAGCAGGTATTCTCTATCCCTTATTCGGCTGGTTGCTCAATCCAATTCTGGCGGGTGCTGCAATGGCATTTAGCTCAGTTTCAGTGGTCATGAATGCGCTGCGGTTACGACGGTTTCAACCCCGGCATTCTCTATGA
- the uraH gene encoding hydroxyisourate hydrolase: MGKLTTHVLDTANGCPAARMTLELWTIAPDTGIRTHLKTCVTNADGRTDQPLLDDGNLQVGIYELIFSVGDYFAQRSPTLLAGPPPFLDQVPIRFGIADANAHYHVPLLTSPWSYSTYRGS; the protein is encoded by the coding sequence ATGGGCAAATTAACAACTCATGTCCTGGATACAGCGAATGGATGTCCGGCGGCCCGGATGACCCTGGAGTTATGGACGATCGCGCCTGATACGGGAATCCGCACCCACCTCAAAACCTGCGTGACCAATGCTGATGGCCGTACCGATCAGCCGTTGCTTGACGATGGTAATTTGCAAGTAGGTATTTATGAACTGATCTTTAGCGTAGGGGATTATTTTGCCCAACGATCGCCCACCCTTCTGGCTGGCCCACCACCTTTTTTAGATCAGGTGCCTATTCGCTTTGGCATTGCCGATGCTAATGCCCACTACCATGTACCGCTCTTAACTTCTCCGTGGTCCTATAGCACCTATCGGGGTAGCTAA